The Streptomyces capitiformicae genome contains the following window.
GGCCCCGAGGCGGACCGCGCTGCCGCCGCCGTCCTCACCTTCGTACTCGGCAGCGCGTTGGGCGCCTCCGCCACGGCCTCGCTCACCCGCCGCCTGCACCGCGACGGCGGCGACCCCGAAGAGCTGATGCGGCACACCATGGCCAAGGCAGCCGAGGTCGCCATGGCCTTCCCCCGTCTCCGCACCCGCCTGGACTCCCTCGCCGCCACCGAGTACAACGCCACCCCCGAGCAGACCTTCGAACTCGGCCTCCGGGCCCTCCTCAACGGCCTGGCGGAGCAGCGAACGGCTGCGAACTGAGCGCTGCCCTGGGCCGGGCCCGGCCCAGGGCCAGCCGGGCGCCATCACGCCGAGGGCGAGGCCGTCGCCCCCAGGTCACACCCGTATGACGCTCACACCAGCCGTCGTGCCGTCGCCCACCTCGTCAGCTCATGCCGGTTGGACAACTGCAACTTCCGCAGTACGGCGGAGACATGGGACTCCACCGTCTTCACCGAGATGAAGAGCTGCTTGGCGATCTCCTTGTACGCGTAGCCACGGGCGATGAGACGCAGCACCTCACGCTCGCGCTGGGTGAGACGGTCGAGGTCCTCGTCCACAGGCGGGGCGTCGGTCGAGGCGAAGGCGTCGAGGACGAAGCCGGCCAGTCGCGGGGAGAAGACCGCGTCGCCGTCCTGGACCCGGAAGATGGAGTCGACCAGGTCCGACCCGGTGATCGTCTTGGTGACATAGCCCCGCGCACCGCCCCGGATCACTCCGATGACGTCCTCCGCCGCGTCCGAGACGGACAGTGCGAGGAACCGAACAGGCTGCTCGGAGTCCGCCATCAACGCCGAGCAGCGGCGCAGCACTTCGACACCACCGCCACCGGGCAGATGGACATCGAGGAGCACCACCTCGGGCCGTGTGCTCGTGATCACCGAAACCGCCTGGTCGACATCGGGTGCCTCCCCGACGACCTCCACGCCCGTACGGTCCGTCTGCCCGATCTCGGCCTGCACTCCCGTACGGAACATACGGTGATCGTCAACCAGCACGACCCGAACATGCCGACCGAGCCCGGAGGCGCCGGGCCCGGAGCCCCCAGTGCCCGCCGGCTCGCCGGACGCGGACGCGTCGGGCACCTCGGACGAAGCCGCATCGGTCGCGCCGGAATCGCCCAACACACCGGACGCTGCGGCCGCGTTGGGCTCGCCCTCGGCGGGTCCGGTCCCCGGCGCGGCTCCCGGCCGAGGTCCCTGCCCGGGTCCAGGCTCGGCCGGTCCTCCCTGGCCCTCGGTCGGCCCCGTGCCCGAACCGCCCTGTACGGCAAGGTCGTTCGCCCGGTTCGCGTCGCTCATGACGTCGTCTCCGCCCTCTCCATCTCCAACTCGACCTCCGTGCCGCCGTCCGGTACGGCGCGGAGCCGTGCCGTACCGCCATTGCGCTCCATGCGGCCGATGATCGATTCTCTGACGCCCATGCGGTCGGCGGGTATCGCATCGAGGTCGAAGCCGGGGCCTCGGTCACGGACGGACACGAAGACCGTCCTGCCCTCGACTTCGGCGAAAACCTGTACTGCGCCGCCCTCGCCACCGTACTTGGCGGCGTTCACCATCGCCTCACGCGCGGCCTGCATCTGCGCGGTCAGCCCTTCGTCGAGAGGACAGTCACCGACGACGACCACCTCTATCGGGACGCCGTGCTTGTCCTCGACCTCCGCCGCGTTGCGCCGCACGGCCTCGGCGAGGGTGTCGGGCTCGTCCTCCTCGTCCTTGCCGGTGCCCTCGGGTTTGTACAGCCAGGTGCGCAGGTCGCGCTCCTGGGCGCGGGCGAGGCGGCGGACCTCGTTCGGGTTGTCGGCGTTGCGTTGTATCAGCGTCAGCGTGTGCAGCACCGAGTCGTGAACGTGGGCCGCGACCTCCGCGCGCTCCTGGGCGCGGATGCGCATCAGGCGCTCCTCGGACAGGTCCTGGGTCATACGGACGAGGTACGGGCCCGCCAGGAGCGTTATACCGACGAGGACCGCGAGCGCCGCCTGCAGCACCGAGCCGAGGTGGGCGGCGGAGCCCTGCAGTACGAAGATCCCGGAGACGCCCGCGGTGACCAGCAGGACTCCGCCCACCGAGCGGAGCAGGGTGATCGTGCGCCGACGGCGGCCGACCTCGGCCCAGCGGGCCCGCCGGGCGTTGTCCGCCTGCCGCCAGACCAGGGCCACGCCGGCCGCGACGAGCACAGTGGGCCAGAGATACGCTCTGGCGCCGTCGCCGAGATTCACATTGCCGACGAAGACCATGGCCACGACGACCATGAGGAGAAGGGCGACGATCTGGCCCCGGTCCGGTTTGCGGGCCACCAGTCTGCGGCGGCCGTCGGGCAAGGTCTCGGCGGCGATGGCCGGGGGCCGCTGGTTGTCGACCCCGCCCACGCCGAGCGGCACGAAGAACCAGAACGCCGCGTAGACCAGGGCGCCCAGGCCGTCCGCCATGAACAGGCCGGCGAAGACGAGCCGCACCCAGGTCACGGGCAGGCCGAGATGTCCGGCGAGCCCTCGCGCCACGCCTCCGAGCCAGCGACCGTCGCTGCTGCGGTAGAGCTTGCGCGGGGGCCGCGGAGTGTCGACTGGCAGTGCTGCGGCTTCCGGCATGCCATCGATGTTCACACGCACGGCGGATCGAGGCATCAGGGTCGACCCCCGAGACGCCCCTGATCTTCGGCCGGGTCATGATCGAACGCATCCCCGGGCCGATATCAGGGTTCGACCAGGGTCATCCCGACTGCCATCGGAACGGCTCGGCGGTCACGATGGACGCATGACGGATCACCAGCACGCGGCATCGGAGCCGGGCCCCAGCTCGGGTCCCGACCGGCGGCCGACCAACAAGCCGCAGGACGCCGTGCCCCCACCGGGCACGGCGAAGAAGCCGCGCGCACACGAAGGCGCGGGCGCACACACGCATGCGAGCACGGGCACGGGCACGGGCACGGGCACGGGCACGCGGGCAGGTGCGCACATGGGCGCGCCCACACACAAGGGTGGCGCCGACGGTTCGGCCGACAGGCCTGAGCAGGCCGACCCGCACGATTCCGCCGACATGACAGGCCGAGGCAACGCCCACGGCACGGGCGATATGACGAACCAACCCGCCCCCGCCGGTTCCAGCGGCGCCGCAGAGGACGCCTCTCCCGGTGATCCGGCCGACGCCCCCGTTCCGCGCAAGTTCCGCCGTGACCGGCGGTACAAGATGCTGGGCGGTGTCTGTGCCGGGCTCGGGCGGCAGTGCGACATGGATCCGGTGATCTTCCGGATCGTGCTCGTGGTGCTCTCCGCGACCGGCGGCCTCGGCCTCATCTTCTATGGCTTCGCCTGGCTGCTCGTGCCGTACGACGACGAGGAGGAGAACGAGGTACGCAAGCTGCTGACGGGCCGGGTCGACGGCCATGCCCTGACCGCCGTGCTCTTCGCGCTCGTCGGCTGCGGCGTGTTCCTCACCATGCTGGGCAACAACACGGCCCTGACCTTCTCCGTGGTCGTCTCCCTGCTCCTGGCCGGCGCGGGGTACTGGTCGCAGCAGCGCGGCGCCCCCGACCCGGACCCTCTCGCCGCACAGGCCGTCGCCGACGCCCCGCCGGAGGCCCAGGCGCCACCCGTGGCCGCCTCCTATCCCTCCTGGTGGCGCGACCCGATAGTCAAGGACGGCACGCACGTGGGCGGCACGGGCTATCTGTGGGGCCCGTGGGAGGCACGCGACCGGGACATCGCCGCGGCGGTCAATATCGCCCGGGGCATGCCCACCCAACAGGGCATACGCACCGCACGCGGGCCCAAGCCGCGCACACCGCGCTGGATAGGCGGCTGGGTCTTCCTGCTCGCGTTGCTGGCCGGCGGCCTCGGCACGGGAGCGACATGGGAGGACCGCGCGCTGGCCGCCAGCCTGCAGACCGGTCTGGCCTGCGCGCTGGTCGTGTTCGGCCTGGGCATAGCCGTGAGCGCGTTCCTGGGCCGTACGGGAGCAGGGTCGATCTTCCTGGCCGTGGTCACGGCGGGACTCCTGGCGTGCACTGCGGCGCTCCCGACGAACATCACCACGGACTGGGTCCGTACGGAGTGGACACCGCGGAACGCCGCGGGTGTGGCCGACCAGTACGCGCTGGGCACGGGCGTGGGCACCCTGGACCTGACGAAGGTGAACGTGGCGAAGGGGCAGACGCTGGCCACGAGTGTGGACGTGGGCGCGGGCAAGGTGAAGGTGGTGGTTCCGCCGGACGTCACCGTGCGGCTCGACATCGAAGTGGGCCTCGGTGACATCCAGTTGCCGGGTGACGACAAGGAGGACGTGGACGTGGCACCGGACACGAGCGATCAGCTGACGCTGTCTCCGGCGAAGGGAGCGGACAGCGGTGGCACGATCACCATCGACCTCGAGGTCGGTCTGGGGCAGGCGGAGGTGGCCCGTGCTGCGGCATGAGTTCAAGCCGGGCAAGTTCGTCGCCGGCTGCTTCCTCATCCTCGCCGGTGTCGTCTATCTCGGCGACGCGGGCGATGCGTGGGAGACACCGTGGTTCATAGTGATACCGCTCGTCGTCTCCGGACTGTGCCTCGCGGGCGCCGTGGCCTTCCTGAACCACGCGATACGGGGCCGCCGGGCGTCGGGGCGGCCGGGCGGCCGGGTGGGACCTGCCGGACCTATGGGACCGATGGGGCCGGTGGGACCGATGGGTCCTGCGGGGCCGATGGGACCGGCAGGCCCGACAGGACACGCAGGACCACTGGGACCGACAGGGCGTATGGACCCGGCAGGACAGGCGGGACGAATACCGGGGAATACCCAGGCGCCGGACTCGGGCGGGCGGGGCTGACCTGGCACAGGTCCTCCCCCCGACCAGAGCCAACAACCGCACGCGCCGCCCGGCCGGGGATGGCCCAGGCAGGTCAGGTCGGGCCAGGTCGGTCGGCCACGCCAAGGCGCAGGCCGTAGGGGGCGGTGGGCGTCACCGGTAGCCAGCCGCTCGGTGCCTGCTGCTGCCGCGTCGGGATCGGATGGCGGCGTCCACGGAGAGCACCGGGGCTCCGGCAAGGATCAGGGGGAGCCAGGCCATGAGGTAGGGGAGGTCGTTGCCGTAGTAGTACGGGCTCGCGGACCAGCTGACCGTCAGCCAGAGGCTGAGGGAGATGAGGGCACCGCCGACGGCGGCGAGGCGGGTGAGGAGACCAAGGAGGGTACCGATGCCGACGGCGAGTTCACCGATGGCGATGGCGTAGCCGAAGCCGACGGGGTTCTTGAGCGCCATGTCGATCATGGCCGGGATGGCGGAGGCGTCGCGGGCGGCGCTCATCATGTCGCCGATCGAGCCGGAGCCGGAGTCCGCCATGAACGCGCTGTCGGTGAGTTTGTCCAAGCCGGCGTAGATGAAGGTGATGCCGAGGAAGACACGCAGGGGCAGCAGGGCGTAGCGGGTGGCTGTGTCCCGCCAGTCGCGGCCGCCGTCGAGATAGTGAGGGTAGGAGTCCGTGCGAGTGCCGTGAGTCATCAGTCTGCGCCGCCTCTTGTCCGCCGTGCCGTTGACCCCTCAACAGAACGGTACGTTCGGAGGGGTGGGGGTGCTCAATGGTGCGACCGACTTTTTCCGGGTCTGGGTGGCTCGTCCCCGGGCTCATCTCCTTCTCGCACCGGACCCCGCCAGGGGCGCTGCGCTCCCTGGCCCCCCACCGACCCCTCAGTCCGCCGAGACCTCGATCACGTAGCGGTTGGTTTCTACGCCGGCTGCGGTGATGACCTGGACCTCGGTTTGGCCGGGTTCTACGTCGGCGGGGACGGGGACGGTGAGGACGGTGTCGGTGGGGTTGTCGAAGCCGCCGGTCACGGGGACAAGGGGGACGTGGACGTGGACGGGGCCGATGCGGACGACCATGCGGGAGAGGCGGTCGGCGGTCTGGGCGCCCGGGGGGACGAAGCCGGCGCCGCGGATCTCGATGTCGTCGCCGTTGCGGATGGGGGCGTCGAGGTCGCCGGCCTCGCGGGCGCGGACGACGGAGAGGATGACGGGGCGGCCGCCCTCGGCGTACTTGCCGGCGACGTAGGTGGCGGCCGAGACGAGGACGAGGAGGGCCAAACCCCACGGGAGGTCGGGGAGTTGGTCGGGGCGGCGGGCCAGGCGTACCGCCGCGAAGGCGAGGGCGACGGTGCAGATGACGACGTACTGGACGTCGGTGAAGCTGCCTCGGCCCGAGTCGTCGGTGAGGAGGTCGGCGGCGCGGGGGCGGTGGGCGCGGACCTTTTGGAGGCGTTGGGAGAGGACGCGGAGGCCGACGACGCGGCGGACGAGTACCGCGATTCCGCAGACGACGGCGAGGACGGTCACGATGCCGGCGCCGCGGGCGAGTTCGAGGCCGGCGATGAGGGCGTCGCGTTCTCGGTGGTCGGAGGCGGCGGCCAGGCGGCCGACCAGGACGAGGATCGCGAAGACCACGAACAGCACCCAACTGACGGCGACCGCACGGGAGGTGGAGAGACGGTTGTCCTCACCGATGACGGGGGCGAGGGCGCCGCCGCGTGCCCGGTGCAGATAGCCGGCGCCGGTCAGTGCCACGGCCACCAGCAGAGCGGCGATGAGGCCGGCCGTGCGGGCGGTCGTCCAGCCCGCGCCGATCGCGGTGAGGGACTGGACGAGGAGCAGGGTCACGACGGCGGCCCAGACGACGACGGCCGTGCGCAGCCACAGTCGGCCGAGCCAGGCCTCGCCCTCGACCCGGCTGCGTTCGGCGACGAGGGCGGCGGACTGGGTGAGTTCGTCGGAGACCCACTGCCGGGAGGCGGACGCCGAGTGCGCGACGGCCGCGGGCAGCCCCAGCCCGGACGCGAACTCCTCCCGCTTCAGCAGGAACTCGGCGACGGCGCGCCGATGTCCCGTGCGCGCCCCGTGCGGGCAGTCCCCGCACGTGCACCCGCCGGCATGGGCACTCGCGCCCATGCCGCCTCTCGCCTCCTGCACCGCCACGCCCGAGCCCGCCTTCCCGCACCGCGTCCGCATCTGCGTCCGCTTCCTCGACATTCGCCGTCACCGCCACCGAGACCGACACCGACGTCGTCACCGACACCGCCACCGCCGCCGTCATCGGCGTCCTCACCGCCATCGCCGGGCGTCGTATGTCCGTCCGCTCACTACCACAGCCGTGCGGCCGCACGGCTGCCCCGCGATGACAGCGAATTGTGCCGTACGGAACACGGCCCGCGCCCGGCAGGGACACTGAGGGCAAGGAGAGCGCGGGGTGAAGTACGGGTCCTTGTGTTGACCCGGCTGCGAGAATCTTCGTATGGCCGAGATCATCCAGCAGGACGGGACCTGGGCCTTCGACGGCAGCACGGTCCGGATCACACCTGGCCTGCACCGTTCCGTGGCGCTGTTCCGGCAGACGTACGGGGAGATCGCGGTGCCCCTGGAAGCGGTGTCCGGGGTCGTCTACGAGCCCGAACGCAAGCGCGGACGGCTCCGCTTACGGCTCCGCGAGGGCAGCGATCCGCTGCTCCGGGCCACCGGCGGGCGGCTGCCGGACGCGGCCGACCCGTACCGGCTGACGGTCGACCTCGAGCGCTCGGGGATCGCCGAGTACGTGGCCGAGGAGATACGGCAGGCCATGCTCCTCGAACAGACCCCGAAGGAGCCCGCCACCACCTACCTCCTGCCCGGGCCACCCGTGCCGGTGTCCGTCCGGTCGAGCGACGGCACGGTCTCCTTCGACGGTACGCGGGTCAGGATCGACTGGAACGACACCTCCGACCGGGTCAAGCGCGCGACCGGCCCGCGGATCATCGACATCGGCGACCTCGTCCAGGTGGAGTGGCTGCCCAACTCCGGTTACGAGGACGGCTTCCTGCGGTTCGTGACACGCGAGACGGCGTTCTCCAAACTCCCGCCGGAGAAGGACCCGTTCGCCCTGGACCTGTGGGGCAGCACCCGCCGCGACCTGCTCACGGCCCTGGTCGCCACGGCGGTCACGGCCCGGCTCCCCCATCCGTCCACACATGCGGCCGACCACGCGGCTCGCCCTCGGCCCACCGAAGCCGCCGCCCCGCCCCAGTCCGCCGACCCACACGACGTGCTCCTCCGCCGCCTGCGCGAGTTGGGCGAACTGAACCGCGACGGAGTACTGACGGACGAGGAGTTCGCGGTGACAAAGGCAGCGGTTCTACGCAACTTCTGAGTCCGGGCAAGACTCCTGAGCCCCGGCCGGACTTCCTTCAGCTCAACAGGTCCGGCTCGCTCCGGCTGATGTCCTGCCACAGCGGCTGATAGTTGATCCACGCCACCAGGTCCCCGCCCGCCTGCTCCCGCGTCGCCACAGCCAACCGGTGTTCGATGAGGAGCGGTCGCCCCGCCGCCTTCGCGGTCAGCTGGACCTGCGCGGAGCGTTCCATCGACAGGAACCACCACGCCGCCGCGTCGACCGAGTCGCCGACCGTCAGCAGCCCATGGTTGCGCAGCACAAGAGCCTTACGGCTGCCCAGCACCGCCGCGATCCGGCGCCCCTCGTCCGCGTCCACGGCGACACCCGTGTAGTGGTCGTAGAGCGCGTGGTCCTCGTAGAAGGCGCAGGACTCCTGGGTGATCGGCTCGATCAGGTCGCCGAGGGCGGCGAGGGCGCGGCCGTGCACGGAGTGGCAGTGCGCGACGGCGACGACGTCGGGGCGGGCGGCGTGCACCTGGGCGTGCACGGTGAAGGCCGCCTGGTTCACGTGGTAGTTGCCCTCGATCACCTGCCCGTCCTGGTTGGCGAGGACGAGGTCACTCACCGTGACGTGCTTGAACGGCATCCCGAACGGATTGACCCAGAAGCAGTCGCTGAACTCGGGGTCGCGCGCGGTGATGTGTCCCGAGACCCCGTCCTCGAATCCCAGTCGCCCGAAGATCCTCAATGCCCCGGCCAGCCGTTCTTTGCGGTGTCGCCGCTCGGCCGCCGCCGACTCGTGCATCGGCGGCATGGCGAACCGCAGCTGGTCGGTGGGTAGCGGCAGGGGCGGTGTGGGCCCGTGCATGTGTCCTCCAGACTGACTTCCTTTACGAAGCGGAAGTTACCGTCGGTCGCCCACGCAGAACAGGTCCGTCCCGTGAAGAGGGTACGCAACCGTTACGCAAGTCACAGAAACGCGCCAGCGGTACGGTGCTCGGGCATGCTCGGCCACATTCGGGTCGAGCCATGAGTCGCTCGGGGCAACCGGACAGAGCTTGTCGGGTATCCGCGCGAGACTCGCCGTATGCCATCGGACAACTGGGCGGCCTTCGCCGCCGCCGAACCCGGTCTCGCCGCCACCGTCGAGGCCCGCTTCGGCGCGTTCACGCATCACATCCTCGCCACGCTCCGCAAGGACGGCTCCCCGCGTACGACCGGGCTGGAGGTCAGGTTCCACAACGGCGAGCTCTGGCTGGGGATGATGCCGGACTCGCTCAAGGCGCTCGACCTGCGCCGCGACCCGCGCTTCGCGTTGCAGGCCAATCCGGGCCCCGGTACGGAGATGGGCGGGGGTGACGTACGGATCAGCGGGCGGGCGATCGAGGTCGACGATCCCGCGGTCAAGGCCGCATACGGCGAAGAGGTGGAACCGCCGGAGCCGTTCCACCTCTTCCGCACCGAGCTGACGGAGGTCGTACGGACCTACATCGAGGACGACACGTACCTGGTCGTCCAGGTCTGGA
Protein-coding sequences here:
- a CDS encoding LuxR C-terminal-related transcriptional regulator produces the protein MPDASASGEPAGTGGSGPGASGLGRHVRVVLVDDHRMFRTGVQAEIGQTDRTGVEVVGEAPDVDQAVSVITSTRPEVVLLDVHLPGGGGVEVLRRCSALMADSEQPVRFLALSVSDAAEDVIGVIRGGARGYVTKTITGSDLVDSIFRVQDGDAVFSPRLAGFVLDAFASTDAPPVDEDLDRLTQREREVLRLIARGYAYKEIAKQLFISVKTVESHVSAVLRKLQLSNRHELTRWATARRLV
- a CDS encoding ATP-binding protein, with translation MPEAAALPVDTPRPPRKLYRSSDGRWLGGVARGLAGHLGLPVTWVRLVFAGLFMADGLGALVYAAFWFFVPLGVGGVDNQRPPAIAAETLPDGRRRLVARKPDRGQIVALLLMVVVAMVFVGNVNLGDGARAYLWPTVLVAAGVALVWRQADNARRARWAEVGRRRRTITLLRSVGGVLLVTAGVSGIFVLQGSAAHLGSVLQAALAVLVGITLLAGPYLVRMTQDLSEERLMRIRAQERAEVAAHVHDSVLHTLTLIQRNADNPNEVRRLARAQERDLRTWLYKPEGTGKDEEDEPDTLAEAVRRNAAEVEDKHGVPIEVVVVGDCPLDEGLTAQMQAAREAMVNAAKYGGEGGAVQVFAEVEGRTVFVSVRDRGPGFDLDAIPADRMGVRESIIGRMERNGGTARLRAVPDGGTEVELEMERAETTS
- a CDS encoding PspC domain-containing protein; this translates as MTDHQHAASEPGPSSGPDRRPTNKPQDAVPPPGTAKKPRAHEGAGAHTHASTGTGTGTGTGTRAGAHMGAPTHKGGADGSADRPEQADPHDSADMTGRGNAHGTGDMTNQPAPAGSSGAAEDASPGDPADAPVPRKFRRDRRYKMLGGVCAGLGRQCDMDPVIFRIVLVVLSATGGLGLIFYGFAWLLVPYDDEEENEVRKLLTGRVDGHALTAVLFALVGCGVFLTMLGNNTALTFSVVVSLLLAGAGYWSQQRGAPDPDPLAAQAVADAPPEAQAPPVAASYPSWWRDPIVKDGTHVGGTGYLWGPWEARDRDIAAAVNIARGMPTQQGIRTARGPKPRTPRWIGGWVFLLALLAGGLGTGATWEDRALAASLQTGLACALVVFGLGIAVSAFLGRTGAGSIFLAVVTAGLLACTAALPTNITTDWVRTEWTPRNAAGVADQYALGTGVGTLDLTKVNVAKGQTLATSVDVGAGKVKVVVPPDVTVRLDIEVGLGDIQLPGDDKEDVDVAPDTSDQLTLSPAKGADSGGTITIDLEVGLGQAEVARAAA
- a CDS encoding DoxX family membrane protein, translated to MTHGTRTDSYPHYLDGGRDWRDTATRYALLPLRVFLGITFIYAGLDKLTDSAFMADSGSGSIGDMMSAARDASAIPAMIDMALKNPVGFGYAIAIGELAVGIGTLLGLLTRLAAVGGALISLSLWLTVSWSASPYYYGNDLPYLMAWLPLILAGAPVLSVDAAIRSRRGSSRHRAAGYR
- a CDS encoding DUF4429 domain-containing protein, whose amino-acid sequence is MAEIIQQDGTWAFDGSTVRITPGLHRSVALFRQTYGEIAVPLEAVSGVVYEPERKRGRLRLRLREGSDPLLRATGGRLPDAADPYRLTVDLERSGIAEYVAEEIRQAMLLEQTPKEPATTYLLPGPPVPVSVRSSDGTVSFDGTRVRIDWNDTSDRVKRATGPRIIDIGDLVQVEWLPNSGYEDGFLRFVTRETAFSKLPPEKDPFALDLWGSTRRDLLTALVATAVTARLPHPSTHAADHAARPRPTEAAAPPQSADPHDVLLRRLRELGELNRDGVLTDEEFAVTKAAVLRNF
- a CDS encoding class II aldolase/adducin family protein, with the translated sequence MHGPTPPLPLPTDQLRFAMPPMHESAAAERRHRKERLAGALRIFGRLGFEDGVSGHITARDPEFSDCFWVNPFGMPFKHVTVSDLVLANQDGQVIEGNYHVNQAAFTVHAQVHAARPDVVAVAHCHSVHGRALAALGDLIEPITQESCAFYEDHALYDHYTGVAVDADEGRRIAAVLGSRKALVLRNHGLLTVGDSVDAAAWWFLSMERSAQVQLTAKAAGRPLLIEHRLAVATREQAGGDLVAWINYQPLWQDISRSEPDLLS
- a CDS encoding pyridoxamine 5'-phosphate oxidase family protein, with amino-acid sequence MPSDNWAAFAAAEPGLAATVEARFGAFTHHILATLRKDGSPRTTGLEVRFHNGELWLGMMPDSLKALDLRRDPRFALQANPGPGTEMGGGDVRISGRAIEVDDPAVKAAYGEEVEPPEPFHLFRTELTEVVRTYIEDDTYLVVQVWKPGEPVRTLKRT